A genomic stretch from Lathyrus oleraceus cultivar Zhongwan6 chromosome 2, CAAS_Psat_ZW6_1.0, whole genome shotgun sequence includes:
- the LOC127121998 gene encoding uncharacterized protein LOC127121998, with amino-acid sequence MTNIINQSQASFIPGKNICDHILLAYEMICGYSRKGGTPRCILQLDIQKSYDIVDWYVLENILKEFGFPKRFTRWVVVVVSIVSYRFNIRGVHTSTMKSRRGLRQGDPMYHLLFVIMMEYLHSSVHKLS; translated from the coding sequence ATGACTAATATCATTAATCAAAGTCAAGCATCTTTTATCCCTGGGAAGAATATCTGTGATCACATCCTTTTGGCTTATGAAATGATTTGTGGCTATAGCAGAAAGGGTGGAACTCCTAGGTGTATTCTCCAATTAGATATTCAGAAATCTTATGATATAGTTGACTGGTATGTTTTAGAGAATATCCTAAAGGAGTTTGGATTCCCTAAAAGGTTCACAAGATGGGTTGTGGTTGTTGTCTCTATTGTATCCTATAGATTTAACATTCGTGGTGTGCATACTAGTACTATGAAATCTAGGAGGGGCCTTAGACAAGGTGACCCTATGTACCATTTACTCTTTGTTATTATGATGGAATACCTCCATAGTAGTGTTCATAAGTTGAGTTAG